In Humulus lupulus chromosome 7, drHumLupu1.1, whole genome shotgun sequence, the following are encoded in one genomic region:
- the LOC133792552 gene encoding uncharacterized protein LOC133792552 — protein sequence MAKIVSTIGEMVRQDRATGNWEKLQFARALIEVNLTKDLPAQIKFDDEKGDYVYVEVFYEWKPELCSQCQGIGHVKEDCRKRLQSSINSSKDLTKREIFPLGEELSNYVVGKELRGCVERDMKRVVGIQCYKGIRNREGLPSRRQRTRTNAQTKKSHLPIPLALRKK from the exons ATGGCCAAAATTGTGAGCACAATTGGGGAAATGGTGCGTCAAGATAGAGCAACAGGGAATTGGGAGAAACTACAGTTTGCTAGGGCGCTTATTGAAGTGAACTTGACTAAAGATCTACCTGCTCAAATTAAATTTGATGATGAAAAAGGGGATTATGTGTATGTTGAGGTATTCTATGAATGGAAACCTGAGTTATGCTCTCAGTGCCAAGGGATTGGCCATGTTAAAGAAGATTGTAGGAAGAGG TTGCAGTCATCCATCAACAGCTCCAAGGACTTGACCAAAAGAGAGATCTTTCCTCTTGGTGAAGAACTCTCCAACTACGTTGTGGGAAAAGAATTG AGGGGTTGTGTTGAGAGAGACATGAAGAGAGTGGTGGGCATTCAGTGCTATAAAGGGATTAGAAATAGGGAAGGATTGCCAAGCAGAAGACAACGAACAAGGACGAATGCTCAAACCAAGAAAAGTCATCTGCCTATTCCTCTTGCATTGAGGAAGAAATAG